From the genome of Alicyclobacillus sp. SO9:
CATAGGTAAATCGAGTTCTTGTTCCATCCATGCCCATTGTCCTGTTGGATTAATCTCTAAGAAGTAATAGTTACCCTCAGTGTCCAGAATCAAATCGATAGCGCCATATTGCAAGTCTAAACTTTTAACTAAATTAATGCATTTATCTACTATATGTTGAGGTAAGTCAAAGACGGTCTCTTTTAAATCTTCTTGTTTGCGGCGCCAATCAAGCTTTGTATCCTCTTGCTCTTGGGAATGAATCGCAACGCAAAAGACGGTATGACCGAAGACTGTTACTCTTAAATCATACTGTTTGTCAATCCTCTTCTGAATGTAAGCAGGGGTTACTTTCAATGAGTCCTGGTGTCTCTCAAGTTGATTCTGGCTCAACTCCGTAGTATAAAATAAAGTCACTGTCGAATCTTTAATTAGTCTCCCTCTTCGAAGCGGTTTGGTAATGCTGCGAACGTAAGTATCCAGAAATTCTTTTCCTTGACTATAATCTGATGTCAGTAGGGTGTCAGGCACTTGAAAACCGCATCGAAGAGCCTCTTGGAGCTGGACCAACTTATATTCGGCGTGATAAATTGCCTTGGGATGACTTACAAAATTTGCTGGTAAACATCGTAGCACCCCTTCAAGTGCTGCCTCGACCTCAATTTCAACGTAGCTATTCATTTCGGGATTATCAAAAATTGTGCGTTTGAATACAGGCTTTCGGTACCAAACGCTCGTTACTTCTGACAACGGTACAACCCCTGCCTGACCCGTAATGGACCCATGGATCTCGCACTTACGGACTCCGAATGAGATATCAAATGAAGATGGGTATTGATCCGTGTTTATACGAAGAAAGGGTATATGACGTGCTTCCAGGTAAAGAATGAAATAGTCTACGGTAAAGTCTTGGGAATTTGAATAAATCAAAATCATGTTAGTCACCTTCGCTTGTCAAATGCGTCCTTCCTTCACTAGTCTCCAATACTGGTATCCAATTGCGGTCAACCTACAGCCTGTGGAATTTATTGCCGCCCAGTACATGTGCTCTTCATCCACAGGTTTTACTAATCCAACGGACTCGTATTTTTGCAAGTCCTTAAAAACTGCTGTATGTTCTTCAATCGCTCCGCCTGTGGTGTATTCATAGCTCGGGTCAAGACGAAATACTTCTGCGGGGACTGCGAAATGGTGGGTAATACGGCGCAACACCTCCACGGGAATGGGAGGCGTAACCTTACGAAGTTCAGTAAAGCGACTAACGTTTGTCTTGAATATAGGACGTTGGTCCCACGCACCGAGTGCCTCGTCCACATACGCGTACAATGAACCAGGAGTAATAGAACCCCTCAAATCAGAAGCACCACCTTGAAGCGCATCCACTAAGAGTGAGGTAAACACGCCCTCACCTTCTTGCTCTACAGCGGATTCATCCCCACGAGAGGCAGTGAGTACGGTTACTCCTTCCGCAATTTGGGCGATTTTCCCTTCGGTAATAGTGGGTGAGCCGAAAGCCCCCGAGTAGCAACAGTCCAGTATGATGATCTTATCAGTAGCATTAGACTGATTCGCCATATTTAAGATTTCATCCATGGAAATTCCCTCGTCCCCTCTCATAAAGTCAGGTGTCACGAGGTACCCTCCTAGTGCATTAATAAATCCATGCCCTGAAAAATACAAAAGTGCAGTCTCAACGCGATCCGCGAATAAACGTCGAATCGATGTCTTCAACGATCCACGGGTTATTTGAGTCTCGTCACTGGTAAGGCGCTTCACCTGAAAATTAGGAGATCCGTCTCCGTGCTTTTCTAAGACAATTTCCATCTGCGTTGCATCGCTGATACATCCATGTAACGGTGCTTGGGGGTAATCATTAATTCCTACAACCAATGCACGCCTCATATCGCGACACCTACCTTGATAAATCTCTAATTGCGGAAATAATGGAGTTCGTATTCCATTTAACTATCCGATCCGCTGAATTCTTTACTACGGTTGACGTACGCTCTGCTCCCCAAGGCTGAATAGCTAAAATAGGTTTTGAATTGGTAAATCCGTGCTTTGCAATATCTATCTCTTTGTTAATCCATTTACTGTAACTACTGTAGACACCCGCTAATATGATTACAACATGACCGTAACTTACTTGAGCCTTAATAGCGTTGTATAGCTGCCTGTCGTTCTTTGCATTATGTACGGGATCATCTTTAGGAACTGAGTAATTGCGATACTCAAATCTATTCGCAGTGTCAAGTAACCTAACTAGTCCATTGTATTGTTCCCCATATGCCCACGAGTGACTGATGAAAAGATTGTAACGTTTACTCATAATTTCCCTCCCATATTGAATACATTGCCCAGAAAGGATCTATCCTCCAACATTTTACCACAATCATCCATTAAATAAATACTAGACTTAAAATTCTTACAATTGGTGCTATAGAAGGAAAGCGGTTCATGTTACGGATGGTGGAAAGAAACCGCCTTATTTCCAAACACGAGTTAGCGCCTCCCGTTTCTCATTCGTTGCAAATTTTCTCCTTTCAATAGGAGCGAACATTCGTTCTTCAACTGTGCTATAACGAATTCGGCAGTTGACTTTCTAATTTGCATCGGACGCGAGCCCCGATTTGCCACCAAATGTTGGCGAAGAACATCAATTCGATAACCTTCTCTAGACAAATGCGGCACAATGTCGGGTAATTTAGAGTCCGAGTGTTGTGGCTGAAAACTCAACTTATCATCTGCTTTCAGCGTGAACCGCCTTCTTCGTTTATAGGGATGGTCATGAGCGCATAATTTATAGTGCTCATTGTATGCATATTCGGAGTCCACAATAGAATCCGTCATTCTAATGTGATTCGAATCTTCCCAGTAAAGTTTCTCCTTAACGATAAATACGAGGTCACAAAACAATGCGGTGAAGTCAGGAAAACCACTTTGTTCACCATCCAAAGCGCCAGACACCCATAAAATAATATCACCGATTTGCGGGGACATCTGTGCCATGTGACATGTCGTATGTAGAAAATGTTCATTCCACACATAAGGGTCTTGATTCCCAGATAGTGAATCATGGTAGACTAATATATTTCCAAAAGCTGAAGTTTTACGGGTTGGATGATAGACAAGCCATGCTCCTAGATGCTGCTTTTTCATTGCATCACTTCCTTTATTAGGCACGTTACTGCAATGCCAAAGTAGGTCAAACACTATAGTTCAAATCACACTCAGAAGTTTCAATGCCCTTTCTGAACGTTGTCATTTTTCTTTGATTTTAATCCTGGAGGGCGCCCTCTCTTTTTAGGCTTGGTCAGCTCAGCAAGTTGTTGTCGAAGAGTATCGTTTTCTTCTTCTAGCAGACGAATGCGCTCATACATATCGAACCGTGTGGTTCTCCTATCTTCGATGAATTTATCCAGCTCTTTTTCTTCAATTCGATAACCAATTTGTGGCTTGTTTTTTTCGAATGGAATTGCATTTAGCTTACCTTGTCGAATCCACTTGGTTACCTGCTGGCGAGAACTTGTAATCCCGTGCTCTTGTAATATCTCAAGCGCCTGTTGGGTTGTATACAACATTACGGTCACCTCGTTATGAATAAATACGCCTTCATAACATGCTTACGTTCGAAATGACTACTATATACTTACCATCAATTGATTGTTGTACCGTAGTGAACGCGTGATTGTCTTAGGAGATGATATGCTTACCTGAGGGTAATGACACATGTAAATTCCGTTAATTACATGCTGTGGGCTAAGCCACCATGTGGAATGACTAATGAAATTACATACATTAGGTTAAGAGAAGATTAGCACTGGGTAAGGTCTTGCATAGTACGGTGTTGAACCGAACGGGGCACGATAATTCAACGGAATTTTAGAAGATGCCACAAATAATAAATGCTTGCCCGCAGCCCTGAGGTCCATGTTGACTGCGGACAAGCCCCTATCCATCCAGCACACCAAAAAACCGAGATTGTATTGTATACTTCAACCTAAAAACCGAGACCTTTCCTGGACAAGCCCGAACAAGCACAGACAAGCTAGTCTAAAAACCCTGATTTGGCGGTATGCTTGTCCATTTCCAAGCCTGGCGTACTCGGGCGTTAGGTAGGAGTGGGATCCCACACCCTACCCAAAAGTCGAGAGATTTCTGAAAAAACCACCTAAAAACCGAGAAATCCGAATTCCCATGACGTTCCATGACCTCCAGAAATCCGTTGATACAGTGTAGTAAGTTGGTGGTCATCGGTGGTCCTCCTACCCATCCCCACTCGTAGGTCATTAGCATCAAGTAATCGACCGCAGCACCCAGTGCTTTGTAGTCAAAGGCACCCATCCACGCTGCACCAGGTTCATCCTTGGTTTTCGGGCCCATGGCAATTGAAACAGTGAGGTTTTCCTTGTGAAGTTTTTCTCCAAGGGAACGAATGAAATCGTTATAGAGAGGTCTGTCATCTGGATGCATGTGTTCAAAGTCCACATTTGCTCCCTTGAAACCGTTGGATTTTGCCTTATCAACAATGTTTGTTTCCAGTTTATTGCGAAGCGATGTGTTGCTCAGCAGTGTATGAGCCAGGGATGTATTAAACTTATTGCCGTCAAAATTGGTCACTGTCATTAGGGACGCAATATTGGCTTGGCTGGCTGCTTGCCGCGCTTTTTCATCAGGCAAGTCTTTCAGTGTACCGTCTGCCTGAGACTGGTAGCTGAATAGACTGAGATACGTCATGGGAGAGGTTTCTTTGACATCGACAGCGTCTTTCTGTGCACCACTGGGCAACAAGTAGGTATTGGCCTCAATTTGACGCTTTCTGCGAAGCAACTTGGGTATATAAATCGTCCGTCCTGTTGTAAGCCGGGGCTTATTGACGTCCACTCCGAGCCAATAGGAAAGTTCTGTTTTGGTTACACCAGATTTCCGTGCAATCTTCTCAAGGGAATCGCCGGAACTCACCGTATGTGGCTCCGCAATATATGTTCTGCCGGGAATCAGCAGGTGAAGCCCGGGTACGAGTGTGTCAGATGCAGGCAAACCGTTTAAGCGCCTTAGTTCCGGTGTCAAAGTCTTAAACTTTTTTGCAATGCTAGAGATACTGTCGCCTTGGCGAACGGTATAAATGAACATACATTTCCCACCTTTCTTCATGTCATGCTGCCCTAGAATATGCTTGAAGAAAGGCAA
Proteins encoded in this window:
- a CDS encoding caspase family protein, coding for MRRALVVGINDYPQAPLHGCISDATQMEIVLEKHGDGSPNFQVKRLTSDETQITRGSLKTSIRRLFADRVETALLYFSGHGFINALGGYLVTPDFMRGDEGISMDEILNMANQSNATDKIIILDCCYSGAFGSPTITEGKIAQIAEGVTVLTASRGDESAVEQEGEGVFTSLLVDALQGGASDLRGSITPGSLYAYVDEALGAWDQRPIFKTNVSRFTELRKVTPPIPVEVLRRITHHFAVPAEVFRLDPSYEYTTGGAIEEHTAVFKDLQKYESVGLVKPVDEEHMYWAAINSTGCRLTAIGYQYWRLVKEGRI
- a CDS encoding helix-turn-helix domain-containing protein, with the protein product MLYTTQQALEILQEHGITSSRQQVTKWIRQGKLNAIPFEKNKPQIGYRIEEKELDKFIEDRRTTRFDMYERIRLLEEENDTLRQQLAELTKPKKRGRPPGLKSKKNDNVQKGH
- a CDS encoding TIR domain-containing protein translates to MSKRYNLFISHSWAYGEQYNGLVRLLDTANRFEYRNYSVPKDDPVHNAKNDRQLYNAIKAQVSYGHVVIILAGVYSSYSKWINKEIDIAKHGFTNSKPILAIQPWGAERTSTVVKNSADRIVKWNTNSIISAIRDLSR
- a CDS encoding MvdC/MvdD family ATP grasp protein; translated protein: MILIYSNSQDFTVDYFILYLEARHIPFLRINTDQYPSSFDISFGVRKCEIHGSITGQAGVVPLSEVTSVWYRKPVFKRTIFDNPEMNSYVEIEVEAALEGVLRCLPANFVSHPKAIYHAEYKLVQLQEALRCGFQVPDTLLTSDYSQGKEFLDTYVRSITKPLRRGRLIKDSTVTLFYTTELSQNQLERHQDSLKVTPAYIQKRIDKQYDLRVTVFGHTVFCVAIHSQEQEDTKLDWRRKQEDLKETVFDLPQHIVDKCINLVKSLDLQYGAIDLILDTEGNYYFLEINPTGQWAWMEQELDLPMREALYRTLEGSYAK
- a CDS encoding LysM peptidoglycan-binding domain-containing protein encodes the protein MFIYTVRQGDSISSIAKKFKTLTPELRRLNGLPASDTLVPGLHLLIPGRTYIAEPHTVSSGDSLEKIARKSGVTKTELSYWLGVDVNKPRLTTGRTIYIPKLLRRKRQIEANTYLLPSGAQKDAVDVKETSPMTYLSLFSYQSQADGTLKDLPDEKARQAASQANIASLMTVTNFDGNKFNTSLAHTLLSNTSLRNKLETNIVDKAKSNGFKGANVDFEHMHPDDRPLYNDFIRSLGEKLHKENLTVSIAMGPKTKDEPGAAWMGAFDYKALGAAVDYLMLMTYEWGWVGGPPMTTNLLHCINGFLEVMERHGNSDFSVFRWFFQKSLDFWVGCGIPLLPNARVRQAWKWTSIPPNQGF